A part of Phoenix dactylifera cultivar Barhee BC4 chromosome 2, palm_55x_up_171113_PBpolish2nd_filt_p, whole genome shotgun sequence genomic DNA contains:
- the LOC103695713 gene encoding MDIS1-interacting receptor like kinase 2-like, with amino-acid sequence MHFPKNLIYHTIAWRSLVAGPTTMGWKEGFMGTNVASIDDPEDFTPQHKKDGKHGNHRILIFIAVPVLILSFIIAILYKCKCASSPQKEKETAKEIIEMRSSNVFSICNFDGKVAFEDIIEATENFDDIYCVGFGGSGIVYEAELPTGQVVAVKRIHSPENEELPHDTTFINEIRVMTEIRHRNIMKLYGFCLHSRFMFLVCEYMENGSLSEILSNHRRALALDWERRVRTVKDVASALSYLHHDCSRPIVHRDISSNNILFDSELRACISDFGAAKLLNLDSSNWTAFVGTCGYAAPELAYTMKVTERCDVYSFGVVTLEVLMGRHPGDLVLSLSTSIIDRNTLVKDVLDQRLSCPPSGLEMKEICNIVAVALSCICWDPKYRPTMRCVTQRLSKSRLPSLEPVDGITLFQLKNLNV; translated from the exons ATGCACTTCCCAAAGAATTTGATCTATCATACAATAGCTTGGAGATCCCTCGTAGCTGGGCCCACTACTATGGGATGGAAGGAAGGCTTTATGGGAACAAATGTTGCATCGATCGATGACCCAGAAGATTTCACGCCTCAGCACAAGAAAGATGGCAAACATGGAAATCACAGAATTCTCATCTTTATTGCGGTTCCTGTTCTTATATTGTCATTTATTATTGCAATCCTGTATAAATGTAAATGTGCATCTAGTCcgcaaaaagagaaggaaacagCAAAAGAGATCATTgaaatgagatcttcaaatgtaTTCTCCATTTGCAACTTTGATGGGAAGGTTGCGTTTGAAGACATCATAGAAGCCACAGAGAACTTCGATGACATATACTGTGTTGGATTTGGTGGGAGTGGGATTGTCTACGAAGCAGAGTTACCTACAGGTCAAGTAGTGGCAGTAAAGAGAATTCATTCACCTGAAAATGAAGAACTTCCCCATGACACAACCTTCATAAATGAGATACGGGTGATGACCGAAATCCGGCACCGCAACATTATGAAACTTTATGGATTCTGTCTGCACAGCAGATTCATGTTTCTAGTTTGCGAGTACATGGAAAATGGAAGCTTAAGTGAAATATTATCCAATCACCGAAGAGCCTTGGCGTTGGATTGGGAAAGGAGGGTGAGGACAGTTAAAGATGTCGCCAGCGCGCTGAGTTACTTGCATCATGATTGCTCCCGACCAATAGTGCATCGAGACATATCGAGCAACAATATCTTGTTTGATTCAGAATTAAGGGCTTGTATCTCTGATTTTGGTGCTGCAAAACTCTTGAATCTTGATTCCTCGAACTGGACGGCTTTTGTAGGCACCTGCGGATATGCTGCTCCAG AGCTTGCTTACACGATGAAGGTAACAGAAAGGTGCGATGTTTATAGCTTTGGGGTGGTGACGCTTGAAGTATTAATGGGAAGACATCCTGGAGACCTCGTTTTATCATTATCAACGTCTATTATTGACCGGAACACGTTGGTAAAAGATGTGCTGGACCAGCGTCTCTCTTGTCCCCCTTCCGGTTTGGAGATGAAGGAAATATGCAATATAGTTGCAGTGGCACTTTCTTGCATATGTTGGGATCCAAAATACAGACCCACAATGCGATGCGTAACCCAAAGGTTGTCAAAATCTCGTCTACCTTCGCTTGAGCCGGTTGACGGAATTACCCTGTTCCAGTTGAAGAATCTTAATGTGTAA